From the Selenomonas timonae genome, one window contains:
- a CDS encoding PTS sugar transporter subunit IIA yields the protein MDVALSDELVLLDVEAEDSFDLLRQAAQRLYEQGYVKDSYADAVVAREKVFATGLPTVMGGVAIPHTDVEHVNTPAVCIARLKKPVDFIMMGDDTEKVSVDCIFMLAMKEAHAQLTLLQNLMGILQDEDALKLVKTGESAQEICTFVKERLSKVPE from the coding sequence ATGGACGTTGCACTCAGTGATGAGCTAGTTCTCTTGGACGTGGAGGCGGAGGACAGCTTCGATCTGCTGCGGCAGGCTGCGCAGCGGTTGTATGAGCAGGGCTATGTAAAGGACAGCTATGCTGACGCTGTTGTTGCCAGAGAGAAGGTGTTTGCAACCGGTCTGCCGACCGTCATGGGCGGCGTGGCGATTCCGCATACGGATGTGGAGCATGTGAATACACCTGCAGTTTGCATTGCACGCCTCAAAAAGCCGGTGGACTTTATTATGATGGGAGATGATACGGAGAAAGTTTCTGTGGACTGTATCTTCATGCTGGCGATGAAGGAGGCACATGCACAGCTCACGCTGCTACAAAATCTCATGGGAATTTTGCAGGATGAGGATGCGCTAAAGCTCGTGAAAACTGGGGAATCGGCGCAGGAGATCTGTACGTTCGTCAAAGAGCGTTTATCGAAAGTGCCAGAGTAA
- a CDS encoding zinc-binding dehydrogenase — MKALVKVAKGAGNWNVIDKPEPAVGEGQVKIRVEYIGICGSDLHTFEGHYNADAEGLTIGHEFAGVVAEVGVGVTNVKVGDRVTSETTFKICGHCRYCKAGEYNLCSSRKGLGTQQDGAMAQYVLARAKSLHILPENVTTRQASITEAAACAYHSVNKAKFDKGSIVLVLGPGPIGLLVAQVVMAYGGRVVMTGLTQDMGRLTIAKEKFGVEHIVDVQKEDVKELVGKLTEGYGADVCYDCTGAVPSMQLGMDLLKKGGQYVQVGLFAKNEVTVDFSKIIQKELTVVGSRSQNTHDWEPTLKLMSERKIDADKMITHEVGIDEWDRAYHLLKGGEATKIVMHPIG; from the coding sequence ATGAAGGCATTGGTCAAGGTCGCAAAGGGCGCAGGCAACTGGAATGTCATCGATAAGCCGGAGCCGGCTGTTGGTGAGGGACAGGTCAAGATCCGCGTGGAGTACATCGGCATCTGCGGCAGCGATCTCCATACGTTCGAAGGTCATTACAACGCGGACGCCGAGGGGCTGACGATCGGGCATGAGTTTGCGGGCGTGGTCGCCGAGGTCGGTGTGGGTGTCACGAATGTCAAGGTGGGCGATCGCGTGACCTCCGAGACGACGTTCAAAATCTGCGGTCACTGCCGCTACTGCAAGGCTGGGGAATACAATCTCTGCTCGAGCCGCAAAGGTCTTGGCACGCAGCAGGATGGTGCAATGGCGCAGTACGTCCTTGCGCGTGCAAAGAGTCTCCATATCCTGCCGGAGAACGTGACGACACGTCAGGCATCGATTACGGAAGCCGCAGCATGCGCCTACCACAGTGTCAATAAGGCGAAGTTTGACAAGGGTTCCATTGTGCTCGTCCTTGGTCCCGGACCCATCGGACTCCTCGTGGCACAGGTTGTTATGGCATATGGCGGTCGCGTGGTGATGACGGGGCTGACGCAGGATATGGGGCGCCTGACGATTGCAAAGGAGAAATTCGGCGTCGAGCATATCGTGGACGTGCAGAAGGAAGATGTGAAGGAACTGGTCGGAAAGCTGACCGAAGGCTATGGCGCGGATGTCTGCTATGACTGCACAGGCGCAGTTCCCTCCATGCAGCTCGGCATGGATCTCCTCAAGAAGGGCGGCCAGTATGTACAGGTCGGGCTTTTCGCAAAGAATGAGGTGACCGTCGATTTCTCCAAGATCATCCAGAAGGAGCTGACTGTCGTCGGCAGCCGCAGCCAGAACACGCATGACTGGGAGCCGACACTGAAGCTCATGAGCGAGCGTAAGATCGATGCGGACAAGATGATTACACATGAGGTCGGCATCGACGAGTGGGATAGGGCATACCATCTCCTCAAGGGCGGCGAAGCGACCAAGATTGTCATGCATCCGATCGGATGA
- the aroH gene encoding chorismate mutase, whose translation MRGIRGAITVGRNEKEEIWQAAQELITELLRTNAISADDIGAAIFSVTEDLTAAFPTAGVRRIAGFDLVPLFDARQCAIEDSLPRCIRVLLLVNTDVPQSEIHHVYLRAAAELRPDLEG comes from the coding sequence ATGCGCGGTATACGCGGCGCCATTACGGTCGGGCGCAATGAAAAGGAAGAAATCTGGCAGGCGGCGCAGGAACTCATCACTGAACTTCTGCGCACGAATGCCATCTCAGCCGACGACATCGGCGCGGCAATCTTCAGCGTGACCGAGGATCTGACGGCGGCATTCCCCACGGCAGGTGTGCGGCGCATTGCAGGCTTCGATCTCGTGCCCCTCTTCGACGCACGCCAATGCGCGATCGAGGACAGCCTCCCGCGCTGCATCCGCGTCCTCCTGCTCGTCAATACAGATGTGCCGCAGAGCGAGATCCACCACGTCTACCTGCGTGCGGCGGCGGAGCTGCGGCCTGATCTCGAAGGATAA
- a CDS encoding PTS galactitol transporter subunit IIC → MVLEVVQFILGLGPTVMLPIVITIIGMCFGQGFRKAFQSGITIGVGFVGINLVIGLLTSNLGDATHQMVERYGLALNIIDVGWPAAAAMTWASPIAAIMIPISMLVNIAMLMTKTTNVVDIDIWNYWHFAAASATVLVLTGGNWILAIIAGIVYEIAVLKIADWTAPMVRDYFGMEGLSFPTGSTCAQGLIGIPIVKVISKIPVIKDLKADPDTIQKRFGIFGEPLMMGLILGLALGVLAGYPLAKILQIGVIMAGVMFLMPRMVKILMEGLIPVSESVKAYLQKRDFGKDRELTIGLDAAVAVGHPAVIATALVLVPCTLFLSVVIPGNNVLPFGDLATICFYVAFIVGAARGNIVHSVLAGMIVMGLALLMATNIAEFHTSMAIDAQFQMPANTTMISSLDLGGNFLNWAVIKVFQFF, encoded by the coding sequence ATGGTCCTGGAAGTCGTACAGTTTATTTTGGGGCTTGGTCCCACGGTTATGCTCCCGATCGTTATCACGATCATCGGCATGTGCTTTGGACAAGGGTTTCGCAAGGCCTTTCAGTCCGGCATAACCATTGGTGTCGGTTTCGTCGGCATCAACCTTGTTATTGGTCTCCTGACGTCTAATCTCGGTGATGCGACACATCAGATGGTCGAACGTTACGGTTTGGCACTGAACATCATCGACGTCGGCTGGCCTGCAGCTGCTGCAATGACATGGGCGTCGCCGATTGCTGCAATTATGATTCCAATCAGTATGTTGGTCAATATTGCGATGCTCATGACCAAGACAACAAATGTCGTGGACATTGATATTTGGAACTATTGGCACTTTGCAGCGGCTTCCGCTACAGTGCTTGTCCTTACGGGTGGGAACTGGATTCTTGCAATTATTGCCGGTATTGTCTATGAGATTGCCGTTCTGAAGATCGCGGACTGGACGGCACCAATGGTGCGTGACTACTTTGGCATGGAGGGGCTTTCCTTCCCGACTGGGTCTACCTGTGCGCAAGGTCTTATTGGTATCCCCATTGTCAAGGTAATCTCGAAGATTCCCGTCATCAAGGATCTCAAGGCGGATCCTGATACCATCCAGAAGCGCTTTGGCATCTTCGGTGAGCCTCTCATGATGGGGCTTATCCTTGGTCTTGCACTGGGTGTCCTCGCGGGGTATCCACTCGCAAAGATTCTCCAGATCGGCGTTATCATGGCTGGTGTCATGTTCCTTATGCCGCGTATGGTTAAGATTCTGATGGAGGGGCTTATCCCTGTTTCCGAATCTGTCAAGGCCTATCTGCAGAAGAGAGATTTTGGCAAGGATCGTGAGCTCACCATTGGTCTTGATGCTGCTGTTGCCGTTGGTCATCCTGCGGTTATCGCTACGGCTCTCGTACTCGTTCCGTGTACGCTTTTCCTTTCTGTCGTCATTCCTGGCAACAATGTTCTGCCGTTTGGTGACCTTGCGACTATTTGCTTCTACGTGGCCTTTATTGTAGGTGCCGCGCGCGGAAATATCGTTCACTCTGTGCTTGCCGGAATGATCGTTATGGGGCTTGCTCTGCTGATGGCAACGAATATTGCGGAATTCCATACCTCGATGGCGATTGATGCACAGTTCCAGATGCCGGCAAATACGACGATGATTTCCAGCTTGGATCTTGGTGGCAATTTCCTCAACTGGGCCGTTATCAAAGTGTTCCAGTTCTTCTGA
- a CDS encoding ribulose-phosphate 3-epimerase: MGRTADLSHGVPAVSASVSCMDMGRLTAVIDEVNASDVAFWHYDVVDGRFNQCFILGDLLYPYLREKSKLPIEVHLAAEDPEHYIDVFSRYELDYVAVHAEAMKQPERIFQKIRAIGAQPVLAYRAETAPGDDFVDLAKECAWVLKLTVNPGFSGQRIQPHALEHIRTMSERLEDVGVGIPIQADGNVNVQTVRTLYEDGAGIFTGGTSGLFLKESSVQENIERLLYAALH, encoded by the coding sequence ATGGGGAGAACAGCAGATCTGTCCCATGGAGTTCCTGCCGTATCTGCATCCGTATCGTGCATGGACATGGGGCGTCTTACCGCAGTCATTGATGAGGTCAACGCCTCAGATGTTGCTTTCTGGCACTATGATGTTGTGGACGGCCGATTCAATCAATGCTTCATCCTCGGCGATCTGCTTTATCCCTATCTTCGTGAGAAGAGCAAACTGCCGATTGAGGTCCATCTTGCAGCAGAGGATCCCGAACACTATATCGACGTCTTTTCACGTTATGAGCTTGACTATGTCGCCGTACATGCCGAGGCGATGAAGCAGCCGGAGCGTATCTTCCAAAAGATACGGGCGATTGGTGCGCAGCCTGTCCTTGCCTATCGGGCGGAGACTGCACCAGGGGATGACTTTGTCGATCTCGCAAAGGAATGTGCGTGGGTGCTGAAGCTCACAGTCAATCCAGGATTTTCGGGGCAGCGCATCCAACCGCACGCATTGGAACACATTCGTACAATGAGTGAGCGGCTTGAAGATGTTGGGGTGGGAATCCCGATTCAGGCCGATGGAAATGTGAACGTACAGACGGTACGTACGCTGTATGAGGACGGAGCCGGTATCTTTACCGGCGGAACGTCGGGGCTGTTCTTAAAAGAGAGCAGCGTGCAGGAAAATATTGAGCGTCTACTTTACGCGGCGCTACATTAA
- a CDS encoding galactitol-1-phosphate 5-dehydrogenase: MKAGVIYATGDIRYADFPDPSCGADDIIVKVAACGICGSDSPRILSGWKYPLPGVPGHEFSGTVVEIGKNVKNFKAEDKVAVQPFIPCCSCDNCRTGYVSMCDGAQMIGADMPGGYAEYCRVPATNAVVLGDVNITEAALLEPCAVSLYGVLGIEPVLGDTVAILGCGTIGQLALKWFRIAGVRRIIAVDISPTKLAEARALGADECVNGLEQDTVEAILELTHGKGVDIAMETAGSKITQEQCLLVAKKRGKVGFLGIARSDILLREKSFESIFRHELTLRGFWNSYSAPFPGPAWMKSIEAFQDGTIDFKPFISHKFPLSKVTDVFEMIQGRKEEYNKILFVMDEEGGKA; encoded by the coding sequence ATGAAAGCAGGCGTTATCTATGCAACAGGGGATATTCGTTATGCGGATTTTCCGGATCCGTCCTGTGGGGCAGATGACATCATTGTCAAAGTGGCAGCATGTGGTATATGCGGGTCAGATTCTCCACGCATTCTGAGTGGTTGGAAATATCCACTGCCGGGGGTGCCGGGGCATGAGTTCTCTGGAACTGTTGTCGAGATTGGCAAGAACGTCAAGAATTTTAAGGCTGAGGATAAAGTGGCGGTACAGCCCTTTATACCTTGCTGTAGCTGTGATAATTGCCGCACGGGGTACGTTTCCATGTGCGATGGAGCACAGATGATTGGCGCTGATATGCCGGGCGGCTATGCAGAATACTGCCGCGTACCCGCGACGAATGCTGTCGTTCTTGGGGATGTAAACATAACGGAGGCAGCACTTTTGGAACCCTGTGCTGTCTCTCTTTACGGCGTCCTTGGCATTGAACCGGTTCTGGGTGATACGGTTGCCATTCTTGGATGCGGGACAATCGGACAGCTCGCCCTGAAGTGGTTCCGTATAGCAGGGGTGCGTCGCATCATTGCCGTGGATATCTCTCCCACAAAGCTGGCCGAGGCACGCGCTCTTGGTGCAGATGAGTGTGTTAACGGGCTGGAACAGGACACCGTGGAGGCGATTCTTGAGCTCACCCATGGCAAGGGCGTGGACATTGCCATGGAGACTGCGGGATCAAAGATTACACAGGAACAGTGCCTCCTAGTGGCAAAGAAACGCGGCAAGGTCGGTTTCCTGGGCATCGCACGGTCGGATATTCTTCTGCGTGAGAAGTCTTTTGAGAGTATTTTCCGCCACGAGCTCACACTGCGCGGATTCTGGAATTCCTATTCGGCACCTTTCCCCGGTCCTGCGTGGATGAAGAGCATTGAGGCGTTCCAAGATGGGACAATTGACTTTAAGCCCTTTATTTCACATAAATTCCCCCTCAGCAAGGTGACGGATGTCTTTGAAATGATTCAGGGACGCAAGGAAGAATACAATAAAATCCTGTTTGTGATGGATGAAGAAGGAGGAAAAGCATGA
- a CDS encoding ABC1 kinase family protein yields MLGTLLQGTENKNAALRLREMVTVLRRHDIVHGLTPAKLRAIFEDLGPTFVKFGQIMSMRPDFLPTEYCDELMKLQTGARPLPFPVILSIVEQEYKREWNKVFHTIDSTPLGSASIAQAHRATLTSGEDVVIKVQRPGIHEIMRMDLTLMKRAATIIRLVSRDDVVDFRTLMDEMWNIAKQEMDFLIEAGHIEEFSHLNRENPFISCPRVLRDLSTQYILVMEYIDGIPLDQTDALHAAGVNVTQIGRRLGENYAKQIIEDGFFHGDPHPGNIRIRNGTIVWLDLGMMGRLSNRDRMALRRAILALATHDTFEMKSAVLALGIVRGRINHAQLYQDIDVMMEQYGSLDFSDVHMGVLTNQILGILRMHHIGCPSGLAMFARGVMTVEIVMRRCAPEVSFLEIFARSLSLGIVQGMTWREGLTKARQEGIMLLRKSVQIPEQLADLLKMTMSGQAKLNIDLTGSEEPVQRLDKMINKLIIALLCAALLIASSTICTTDMQPQVGGIPILGILGYLIAFILSIRLIWNIHKGV; encoded by the coding sequence ATGCTAGGTACGCTCTTGCAGGGCACGGAGAACAAGAACGCCGCGCTGCGTCTGCGCGAGATGGTCACAGTTCTGCGCCGCCACGACATCGTACACGGTCTGACACCGGCCAAGCTGCGCGCCATCTTCGAGGATCTGGGGCCCACCTTTGTGAAGTTCGGGCAGATCATGAGCATGCGTCCCGACTTTCTGCCGACAGAGTACTGCGACGAGCTAATGAAGCTACAGACGGGCGCACGCCCCCTCCCCTTCCCTGTGATCCTCTCCATCGTGGAGCAGGAGTACAAGCGCGAGTGGAACAAGGTATTTCACACGATCGACAGCACACCGCTCGGCTCTGCAAGCATCGCGCAGGCACACCGCGCGACGCTCACCTCGGGCGAGGATGTCGTCATCAAGGTGCAGCGCCCCGGCATCCACGAGATCATGCGCATGGATCTCACGCTCATGAAGCGTGCAGCAACCATCATCCGCCTTGTCAGCCGCGATGATGTCGTCGACTTCCGCACGCTGATGGATGAGATGTGGAACATCGCAAAGCAGGAGATGGACTTCCTCATCGAGGCGGGACATATCGAGGAGTTCTCCCATCTGAACCGCGAAAATCCTTTCATCTCCTGCCCACGCGTCCTGCGCGACCTCTCCACCCAGTACATCCTCGTCATGGAGTACATTGACGGCATCCCCCTCGACCAGACCGACGCGCTCCACGCGGCGGGCGTCAACGTCACGCAGATCGGCCGCCGCCTCGGCGAGAACTACGCAAAGCAGATCATCGAGGACGGCTTCTTTCACGGCGACCCGCACCCAGGCAACATCCGCATCCGAAATGGCACGATTGTCTGGCTCGACCTCGGCATGATGGGACGCCTCAGCAACCGCGACCGCATGGCTCTGCGCCGTGCAATTCTCGCGCTCGCGACCCACGACACCTTTGAGATGAAATCCGCCGTCCTTGCGCTCGGCATTGTGCGCGGACGCATCAACCACGCACAGCTCTATCAGGACATCGACGTGATGATGGAGCAGTACGGCTCCCTCGATTTCAGCGATGTGCACATGGGCGTGCTGACGAATCAGATCCTCGGCATTCTGCGCATGCACCACATCGGCTGTCCGAGCGGACTCGCCATGTTCGCGCGCGGGGTTATGACCGTGGAGATTGTCATGCGCCGCTGTGCGCCCGAAGTCAGCTTCCTCGAGATCTTTGCACGCAGCCTTTCGCTCGGCATTGTGCAGGGCATGACGTGGCGCGAGGGTCTGACGAAGGCGCGGCAGGAGGGCATCATGCTCCTGCGCAAGTCCGTCCAGATCCCCGAGCAGCTCGCCGACCTGCTCAAGATGACGATGAGCGGACAGGCAAAGTTGAACATCGACCTCACAGGCTCGGAGGAGCCCGTCCAACGCCTCGACAAGATGATCAACAAGCTCATCATCGCCCTTCTGTGCGCCGCGCTCCTCATTGCCTCGAGCACCATCTGCACAACGGATATGCAGCCACAGGTCGGCGGCATTCCCATCCTTGGCATCCTCGGCTATCTCATCGCGTTCATCCTGAGCATCCGTCTCATCTGGAACATTCATAAGGGAGTGTAG
- a CDS encoding IS3 family transposase (programmed frameshift), producing the protein MAKYSTECKLKVVQEYLAGHGGYETLSKLYHVSRKSIEEWVKAYQAFGDDGLRRSRAQQTYTFEFKCSAVECYLSTEASYQEVAIAFGLNNPSLLARWTKEYRNGGVDALRPKPKGRAPAMPRKKKEQTKDLPQDETAQQLKALQDENLKLRIEVAYFKRTQEAASAGKDAEQKARIVRSLRGEFQLKDILAVTGFPKATYMYWQKKFTQPEVPDEREQIILAIREEHKDYGYRRLWAQMRNLGHKINRKAVQRIVQKLRLQVHSFTHRTRKYSSYRGSVGTVADNLLNRRFKTSIPHQKITTDTSEFKYWLQGEDGKSVVHKLYFDPYMDLFNNEIVSFHIGKTPSAMGIQSALEEAIRVTADCPYRRTFHSDQGWAYQMKSYTKRLKEERIFQSMSRKGNCLDNSVMENFFGLLKQEIYYGRVYHSYEELKTAIEEYIIYYNECRIKESLGWLSPVQFRRKHLAA; encoded by the exons ATGGCAAAATACAGTACAGAGTGTAAGCTGAAGGTTGTGCAGGAATATCTTGCAGGACACGGAGGCTATGAAACACTATCGAAGCTCTATCATGTTTCGCGCAAATCCATTGAGGAATGGGTAAAGGCTTATCAGGCATTCGGTGACGATGGACTCCGACGCTCCCGTGCACAGCAAACATACACTTTCGAATTTAAGTGTTCTGCGGTAGAATGTTATCTGTCAACAGAGGCATCCTATCAAGAGGTAGCTATCGCGTTTGGTCTGAACAATCCGTCCCTCCTTGCGCGTTGGACAAAGGAATATCGCAACGGCGGCGTAGATGCCCTAAGACCAAAACCGAAAGGAAGAGCCCCCGCTATGCCAAGAAAGAAAAAAGAGCAAACAAAAGACCTCCCACAAGACGAGACCGCGCAGCAACTCAAAGCCCTGCAGGATGAGAATCTGAAACTGCGCATCGAGGTCGCCTATT TTAAAAGAACTCAGGAGGCTGCGTCTGCAGGAAAAGATGCAGAGCAAAAGGCAAGGATCGTCCGCAGCCTCCGAGGAGAGTTTCAGTTGAAAGACATCCTTGCCGTCACAGGTTTTCCGAAAGCGACCTATATGTACTGGCAGAAGAAATTTACGCAACCGGAAGTGCCGGACGAGCGGGAGCAGATCATCCTTGCCATTCGTGAGGAGCACAAAGATTATGGCTATCGCCGCCTATGGGCACAGATGCGCAATCTTGGGCACAAGATCAATCGTAAGGCAGTGCAGCGGATTGTACAAAAGCTCAGACTTCAAGTGCATTCCTTTACGCACAGAACACGCAAGTACAGCTCCTACAGGGGGTCTGTCGGAACGGTAGCAGACAATCTCCTGAACCGCAGATTCAAAACTTCCATACCGCATCAAAAGATTACAACGGACACGAGTGAGTTCAAGTACTGGCTGCAGGGCGAGGATGGAAAGTCCGTCGTACATAAGCTGTATTTTGATCCGTATATGGATCTGTTTAACAACGAAATTGTCAGCTTCCACATTGGAAAGACACCGTCTGCGATGGGGATTCAGTCCGCACTTGAGGAAGCAATTCGTGTGACAGCAGATTGTCCTTATCGGCGCACCTTCCACTCCGATCAGGGGTGGGCATATCAGATGAAGTCGTACACGAAGCGGCTCAAGGAGGAGAGAATCTTTCAGAGCATGTCACGCAAGGGGAACTGTCTGGACAACAGTGTGATGGAGAACTTCTTTGGACTCTTAAAGCAAGAGATTTACTATGGGCGCGTCTACCATAGCTACGAGGAACTCAAGACGGCGATCGAAGAGTATATCATCTACTACAATGAGTGTCGCATCAAGGAGTCTCTCGGCTGGCTCAGTCCTGTTCAGTTCCGTCGCAAACATCTCGCCGCATAG
- a CDS encoding PTS sugar transporter subunit IIB: MAEKKRVLVACGTGIATSTVVCKRVEDLLKNNGIDAEVIQCKIAEIGTYEDQADVLVTTTIPSREYKIPVVKAVNYLTGMQTEKTDQEILDAFK; encoded by the coding sequence ATGGCTGAAAAGAAGCGTGTACTCGTCGCCTGTGGTACGGGTATTGCAACGTCGACTGTTGTATGTAAGCGGGTTGAGGATCTGCTTAAGAATAACGGTATCGATGCAGAGGTGATCCAGTGCAAGATTGCTGAGATCGGCACTTACGAGGATCAGGCAGATGTGCTGGTAACTACGACGATTCCGTCCCGTGAGTATAAGATCCCGGTCGTGAAAGCAGTGAATTATCTTACTGGAATGCAGACGGAAAAGACAGATCAAGAGATTCTGGATGCATTCAAGTAA
- a CDS encoding ABC-F family ATP-binding cassette domain-containing protein, which yields MITVNNLSLQFGKRVLYKDVNLKFTPGNCYGIIGANGAGKSTFLKLLSGDIEPTGGIVDITPGERLAVLQQDHYAYDEVEVLRTVIMGHPRLVEIMDEKDALYEKPDFSDEDGMRASELEAEFAELDGWNAETEAAQLLNGLGVPDAKHTLKMNEISPSEKVRVLLAQALFGSPDILLLDEPTNHLDVSSINWLENFLADFPNTVIVVSHDRHFLNQVCTYICDVDFGKISLFAGNYDFWYQSSQLALQMAKDANKKKEEKIKELQTFIQRFSANASKSRQATSRKKLLERITLDDIKPSTRRYPYIAFTPDREAGDQLLTVEGLSKEVDGRQLFKNVSFTLKKGDKVAFVGPNGAAKTMLFKILMGEEEADEGTFKWGVTTTQTYLPADNSAYFDDVKLNLVDWLRQYSKDPDETFVRGFLGRMLFSGEESQKRAEVLSGGERVRCMLSRMMLSGANVLIFDEPTDHLDLESITALNNGLMSFGGTILFASRDHEFTQTVANRIIEITPVGVVDRISTYDEYLSNETVKQQLAEKYKAAE from the coding sequence ATGATTACCGTCAACAATCTGAGCCTGCAATTTGGCAAGCGCGTCCTCTATAAGGACGTGAATCTGAAATTCACCCCCGGCAACTGCTACGGCATCATCGGCGCAAACGGCGCGGGCAAGTCCACCTTTCTCAAGCTCCTCTCGGGCGACATTGAGCCGACGGGCGGCATCGTCGACATCACGCCGGGCGAGCGCCTTGCCGTCCTGCAGCAGGATCACTATGCCTACGATGAGGTGGAGGTGCTGCGCACGGTCATCATGGGGCATCCGCGCCTCGTCGAGATCATGGACGAGAAAGATGCACTCTACGAAAAGCCGGACTTCTCCGACGAGGACGGCATGCGTGCCTCGGAACTCGAAGCTGAGTTCGCGGAGCTCGACGGCTGGAACGCGGAGACGGAGGCGGCGCAGCTCCTCAACGGACTCGGCGTACCCGATGCAAAGCATACGCTCAAGATGAACGAAATTTCCCCCTCGGAGAAGGTGCGCGTCCTGCTCGCACAGGCGCTCTTCGGTTCGCCCGACATCCTGCTCCTCGACGAGCCGACGAACCATCTCGATGTCTCCTCGATCAACTGGCTCGAGAACTTCCTCGCAGACTTCCCGAACACAGTCATCGTCGTCTCGCATGACCGCCACTTCCTCAATCAGGTCTGCACCTACATCTGCGACGTGGACTTCGGCAAGATCTCCCTCTTTGCGGGTAACTACGACTTCTGGTATCAGTCCAGCCAACTCGCCCTGCAGATGGCAAAGGACGCAAACAAGAAGAAAGAGGAGAAGATCAAGGAGCTGCAGACCTTCATTCAGCGCTTCTCGGCAAACGCGTCGAAGTCGCGTCAGGCGACCTCGCGCAAGAAACTCCTCGAGCGCATCACGCTCGACGACATCAAGCCCTCGACGCGCCGCTATCCATACATCGCATTTACGCCCGACCGCGAGGCGGGCGATCAGCTGCTCACGGTTGAGGGACTCTCAAAGGAAGTGGATGGGCGTCAGCTCTTTAAGAATGTCAGCTTCACGCTGAAAAAGGGCGACAAGGTCGCCTTTGTCGGTCCGAACGGCGCGGCAAAGACAATGCTGTTCAAGATCCTCATGGGCGAGGAGGAGGCGGACGAGGGCACGTTCAAATGGGGCGTGACGACGACGCAGACCTACCTGCCCGCAGATAACAGCGCCTATTTCGACGATGTCAAGCTGAACCTCGTCGACTGGCTGCGCCAGTACTCGAAGGATCCGGACGAGACCTTCGTGCGCGGCTTCCTCGGGCGCATGCTCTTTTCGGGCGAAGAAAGTCAGAAGCGTGCCGAAGTGCTCTCGGGCGGCGAGCGCGTCCGCTGTATGCTCTCGCGCATGATGCTCTCGGGCGCGAATGTCCTCATCTTCGACGAGCCGACCGACCATCTCGACCTCGAGTCCATCACGGCGCTGAACAACGGACTCATGTCGTTTGGCGGAACGATTCTCTTCGCCTCGCGCGACCACGAGTTCACACAGACCGTTGCGAACCGCATCATCGAGATCACGCCCGTCGGCGTTGTCGACCGCATCTCGACCTACGATGAGTATCTCTCGAACGAGACGGTGAAGCAGCAGCTTGCGGAGAAGTACAAGGCCGCGGAGTAA